In the genome of Budorcas taxicolor isolate Tak-1 chromosome 23, Takin1.1, whole genome shotgun sequence, one region contains:
- the LOC128067666 gene encoding eukaryotic translation initiation factor 4B-like produces MAASAKKKNKKGKTISLTDFLAEDGGTGGGSTYVPKPVSWADETDDLEGDVSTTWHSNDDDVYRAPPIDRSILPTAPRAAREPNIDRSRLPKSPPYTAFLGNLPYDVTEDSIKEFFRGLNISAVRLPREPSNPERLKGFGYAEFEDLDSLLSALSLNEESLGNRRIRVDVADQAQDKDRDDRSFGRDRNRDSDKTDTDWRARPAADSFDDYPPRRGDDSFGDKYRDRYDSDRYRDGYRDSYRDGPRRDMDRYGGRDRYDDRGGRDYDRGYDSRIGSGRRAFGSGYRRDDDYRGGGDRYEDRYDRRDDRSWSSRDAYSRDDYRRDDRGPPQRPKLNLKPRSTPKEDDSSASTSQSSRAASIFGGAKPVDTAAREREVEQRLQKEQEKLQRQLDEPKLERRSRERHPSWRSEETQERERSRTGSESSQTGTSATSGRNARRRESEKSLENETPNKEEDCQSPTSKPPKPEQPLKVMPAPPPKENAWVKRSSNPPARSQSSDTEQQSPTSGGGKVVPAQPSDEGSARKDENKVDGVSAPKGQSGNSSRGPGDGGNRDHWKEADRKDGKKDHDSRSAPEPKKAEENPASKFSSASKYAALAIDGEDENEGDYTK; encoded by the coding sequence aTGGCGGCCTCAGCAAAAAAGAAGAATAAGAAGGGGAAGACTATCTCCCTAACAGACTTTCTGGCTGAGGATGGAGGGACTGGTGGAGGCAGCACCTATGTCCCCAAACCAGTCAGCTGGGCTGATGAAACAGACGATCTGGAAGGGGATGTTTCAACCACTTGGCAtagtaatgatgatgatgtgtATCGGGCACCTCCAATTGACCGTTCCATCCTTCCCACTGCTCCACGGGCTGCTCGGGAACCCAATATCGACCGGAGCCGTCTTCCCAAATCTCCACCCTACACTGCTTTCCTAGGGAACCTGCCCTATGATGTGACAGAAGACTCCATTAAGGAATTCTTTAGAGGATTAAATATCAGTGCGGTGCGTTTACCGCGTGAGCCCAGCAATCCTGAGAGGTTAAAAGGTTTTGGTTACGCTGAGTTTGAGGACCTGGATTCCTTGCTCAGTGCCTTGAGCCTCAACGAAGAGTCTCTAGGTAACAGGAGAATTCGAGTGGACGTTGCTGATCAAGCACAGGATAAAGACAGGGATGATCGTTCTTTTGGCCGAGATAGAAATCGTGATTCTGACAAAACAGATACAGACTGGAGGGCCCGTCCTGCTGCAGACAGCTTTGATGACTACCCGCCTAGAAGGGGTGATGATAGCTTTGGAGACAAGTATCGAGATCGTTACGATTCAGACCGATATCGTGATGGGTATCGGGACAGTTACCGTGATGGCCCACGCCGGGACATGGATCGATACGGGGGCCGAGATCGCTATGATGACCGAGGTGGCAGAGACTATGACAGAGGCTACGATTCCAGGATAGGCAGTGGCAGAAGAGCGTTCGGTAGCGGGTACCGTAGGGATGACGACTACAGAGGAGGCGGGGACCGCTATGAAGACAGATACGACAGACGAGATGACCGGTCGTGGAGTTCCAGAGATGCTTACTCTCGGGATGATTATAGGCGGGATGACAGAGGTCCCCCCCAAAGACCCAAACTGAACCTAAAGCCTCGGAGTACTCCTAAGGAAGATGATTCCTCCGCTAGCACCTCCCAGTCCAGTCGCGCAGCCTCTATCTTTGGAGGAGCAAAGCCTGTTGACACAGCTGCTAGAGAACGAGAAGTAGAACAGCGGCTACAGAAGGAACAGGAGAAACTGCAGCGTCAGCTGGACGAGCCAAAACTAGAACGACGTTCTCGGGAGAGACACCCAAGCTGGCGAAGTGAAGAAACTCAGGAACGGGAACGATCAAGGACAGGAAGTGAGTCATCACAGACTGGGACCTCAGCCACATCTGGCAGAAATGCACGAAGAAGAGAGAGTGAGAAGTCTCTAGAAAATGAAACCCCCAATAAAGAGGAAGACTGTCAGTCTCCAACTTCTAAGCCTCCCAAACCTGAGCAGCCTCTAAAGGTAATGCCAGCCCCTCCGCCAAAGGAGAATGCTTGGGTGAAGCGAAGTTCTAACCCTCCTGCTCGATCTCAGAGCTCAGACACAGAGCAGCAGTCCCCTACAAGTGGTGGAGGGAAAGTAGTTCCAGCTCAACCATCTGACGAAGGATCAGCaaggaaagatgaaaataaagtaGATGGGGTGAGTGCCCCAAAAGGCCAAAGTGGGAACTCCAGCCGTGGTCCGGGAGACGGAGGGAACAGAGACCACTGGAAGGAGGCAGACAGGAAAGATGGCAAAAAGGATCACGACTCCAGATCTGCACCTGAgccaaagaaagctgaagaaaatCCAGCCTCGAAGTTCAGTTCGGCAAGCAAATACGCTGCTCTTGCCATTGACGGTGAAGATGAAAATGAGGGAGATTACACCAAATAG